One Brevinematales bacterium genomic window, ATATTCAATCCAAATAAAGACTCGAGCATCATCATAGAAAACATCTTTGTCGATACCCACACGGTATCCGAGGAAACCCCTAAAAAAGGGCTGGCCTCGCAGAATCCCAATATCAACAGTTCCCCTCAGATTTCTAAAGAAAACACCTACCATTATATCAACGAATCCGACGGAGGCCCGCAGACCGCGCCGTCGCCGAATAAACAAAACGCCTCCGTACCGGATACGGCGAAGACCCAGCCCGCCGAAAAAGACCCCGACGGATGGCAGAAACCGTCGCAGGATAAAACGGTGACCGCCGACCAGTCGTTCGTTATCCCGCAGGTGGTCGACACCCAGCCTTATTCCGATTATCACACATCCTACTCCGATAAGAAGGAGAAGGCCGACGTGATGATGGACAGCCGCGGGGATATATCGATTGCGACCCTGCCGGTCGAGAACGCCGAGTACCTTTCCGCTATCCGTAAAAAAGTCGTCGAGAGCTGGAAGGTGTTTTTCCCG contains:
- a CDS encoding TonB family protein — its product is MEVVYIERNIPAQPPALEIEDRKKENRKRVTVFVALSIVAHFYLFLFSSALLDKHIYDLIFNPNKDSSIIIENIFVDTHTVSEETPKKGLASQNPNINSSPQISKENTYHYINESDGGPQTAPSPNKQNASVPDTAKTQPAEKDPDGWQKPSQDKTVTADQSFVIPQVVDTQPYSDYHTSYSDKKEKADVMMDSRGDISIATLPVENAEYLSAIRKKVVESWKVFFPVFQYYQGLLKRGDVVVQFVITQDGSIKDARVIESYGYNIADEAALNAVLYAGDFGPLPEGLQEKGVLVIHFNFAY